CAATCGGCGTTTTCGAGGGCTGACCACTTTCCAATCGGTGGCATAGCGGAAAAAGGTCCTCCGACGACCGTTGAACGGCGCATCACGGTGGAAATGAGGACGAGCTTTGTCGTTGGAACGAGAACTTCTCTATCTAGGATTTTAGTTGCCAATTTTTCCAATCCCCaatttcaaatatgaaatttaaatctCATATTCAAAGCCTCTTAGAATTTAATCCACgtctttctctaatttttttctttacacaCGTGGATCATCCAAAATTTGACACGGAACCGGTGTCAGAAATTTGTCAAATTCTAAGTGCCAAAATATCATTACCCAAATTAATATCTTATGGTCTTTgtctttctctttcactttttcaAAGATGCTAAGGTAACTCCGTTACTCTTCGTAAATGTAATAAACGTATTGCTGATGAACTCATAAACTTTAGTTTGCACCGccttgtaatattattattcatccaaaaaacttttaaaataatttatagaataaaatatagtttctcccttaaatattttaaagtccGTTTTACTTTAAGTAAAAGTTAagcttttagtttttataaaacacgGGTTTTAAGTTACAGCACGCTTAATAAatgtaaagataaaatagaaaagtattaaatatataatagttaaattgAAGGGAAAGTATGATGTAGATTATGTAagacttttttaaaagaaaataccgAAATTATGAAcgagtttatataaaaaatttataagatgattgttatcacaaaattttacaaaaataaatttatatatcctTTCAACTCCCCTTAATTTTCTGATCAATTATTAACCCAAACCTATGTTTGAAAAATGTCTCCTATTTCAACGTCAGCATCTACCCGAAGAAAACACCGTACTCTCCAAGAAAACAGAGGATTGCATAATGATACATACAAGTCATGAAACTCGGCAAGTTTTCCTCCCTACGAGGATTtcgattttaaaattaaagattttgacCAATGACCTGTCAAATAAtgcattaattattaatgaatgcAATGTTTGTCAAGACGCACTAGCAAGTATGGTTCCTCACAAGAAACTTCGTGTGGGTTTCCTCATGATCTCAATATAAATACCCAATCTCTTCTCACACGCACCCCAACTTCAAAGTTCACACCTTTCAAGTTGAAAATCACGATCAGAAATCATCACCCAATCTTAGATTTCACGATGATTAGGTCTTTCGTTGGAAAGATTCAAAAGGGTGTCTCGCAGATTGTGCCTGGAAAACCTGCACTGAACTACATCAATGAAAACCAATTGGAAAACACAGGGGCTGTGCCAGAAGATGTTAGCAAAGGGTATTTTGCAGTTATTGCAATCAAAGATGGAGAAATCAAAAGGTTTGTGGTTGAGTTGGATTACTTGACTAATCCTGCATTCTTGGGACTGTTAGATCAAGCTGGAGAAGAGTATGGTTTCAAGCAACAAGGAACTCTTGCAGTCCCTTGTAAGCCTAAGGAGTTACAGAAGATTCTAGATGGTTGGAGAGTGAGACCAGACAGCATCAAAGGTGCAGGAAGGGATTTATATGTACCTAAGTTTCTATGATTGGAGTATAAGTCAgaggttttaatttttctaatcatttttttgtttagctttttaatttttgttgaacTAGTGTTTGTATGAAAGGATGTGAAAGTTTTGTGGAGAAATAATAAGATGGAGATGTGAATGAAATATAAATCTGCAAaatcttttagttttttacaattatatttgtaatttgaatacaaaatatattaatattttgtgtgAAAAGATCTTAAGTTTATTATTAATGCTACTTTTAATGTATTGTGCAATCTGTATTATctattatttgaacaaacttCTAGATTAAACTGGAGTGACGTTTAGGTCAAAAATTATAGTTAACAATCTAAATTATCTAATTTGATTAGGTTagctaaattaaaaattcaatcatCTGATTTGATTAGGATagctaaattaaaaattcaatcatttgatttgatttggttaggcaaaataaaaattcaattatctaACTTCATCAAGTTAggtcaattaaaaataataatatgatttagTCCACttgttatgaattttttatttttttattttttattttttaatttgtaggCTTCTCGACTGTTCTCTTGACTCTTAAGGCCCAGATATCCAGCCCACATTCTTTGAACATCCTAATCTTCCAGAATTTCATCTTAAGTATTTagtttaatacaaaaattataataaaattaaattcgtGTACCAACTAGAAGTAATTGAAGaactaagaaaaattatatataatgataacTCAAAATGATGATGGCAATGCTATGGTTCAATTAATAGAAAAGACAAGATAGAGCAAAATTCAACGATTTGTGAACGTATGAGATTGTGAGTAGTAGAATTaaaaataggattaaatatgtttttacttcttatactttagggcgattttgattttagtccctcttttaaattaaggtacaatttagtccttcaactttagaagactctggttttagttctttttaccaaatttttttaactttatttgttgtttcaagcacgtttcattataacatttggattgtttatactgtttgacacatttttgcttcaatgttaaatgagaaacgcatttgaaacaacaaataaagttaaaaaattttggtaaaaaggattaaaaccagagttttctaaagttgaaggactaaattgtaccttagtttgaaagatgaactaaaaccaaaatcgctcaaagcatagggactaaaaacatatttaacccttaaaattGTAACTACTACCACAACACATGTTATCAAAATAAGTAtgataaaattctttttaagtatattattgatttaaaaaagtatgtatatatattgatttatttcacattaataaatttattgatttaatattttgacTTATTCAAATACCTATCTGAATTCTAACACAACGAGTTTTTCTGTCTTGGCGCTCAATTATTTTTCATGACGTTATCTAAGAAAACATACACATCTCTTAACTTTTCATTGTATGTACAAGTTGTTACATGATATAAGACATTTGTCCATAAccaaaaaagaagagatttattaattaaataatcatatcaGCTTACAAGAAATTTACCTAAAACACGTGTTCTATTATTTccgtatattttttaataaactacaAAATTTGTCACTCTACATTTTTTAATCATACCGATATTCACGTTGCGCAGACAAAAGTAGTAATTAAGTTCACCAATCTTTAACGAGTCTCTCACACCTTTTATGATTTTACACATAATAAACATATCTTACACATGTTTCTCCACTTACTGAATAAAAAATGGACAAGTGATTAGACTGTgaactttttagttttttttttttttacaagttaaCCTTATACCTTAAAAAGTTCTCACAAAACACTTGATCTTTGATCTTTGATGAAACCcatatcaaacaaaaaaaaaatggtccCAAATCGCTTTTAAGTATATAGTTGTtgaatgtttattttgtatgttaCCCTTCGTTTTTTTCTCTTACAAGAAAATcacatattttgaatttattgacggattttagtatattattgaactgattttaatatattcCAGCCATTGGTTTCAATATCAACCCACCAGTAGTATTTGTTACCACTGATTTTAATATAGGAATAtactaaatgaaaatagaaagcaTGGATCAAAAATACATGAGAACTAACtatgaaaatattaagaaaaagtttCGTTTTAGGaacatttaattttgaaatttaacaaaattgtctataaaataaatatttatcaaaatgaTTCTCTAGgataattcattaattatatgattaaacatTATCCTAAATGCTATAAACGGATTATCCAAAATGTTATAGtaaatagattattttagaCCTATCATAAACGCTATAATCAACAATCTTATGTTTATATCCGatgtatgaataatttttttgtatgttttgtaGTATCTCTTTGCTTGTGTAGTTCCTATCAAGGAAAAAATGCTTTATTCAAAAGTTTGTGCTGATTCAGAAAGACGTTATGAGATACAAAGACATTCTTAAAATGT
This genomic interval from Vigna radiata var. radiata cultivar VC1973A chromosome 8, Vradiata_ver6, whole genome shotgun sequence contains the following:
- the LOC106771558 gene encoding auxin-responsive protein SAUR19-like, which encodes MIRSFVGKIQKGVSQIVPGKPALNYINENQLENTGAVPEDVSKGYFAVIAIKDGEIKRFVVELDYLTNPAFLGLLDQAGEEYGFKQQGTLAVPCKPKELQKILDGWRVRPDSIKGAGRDLYVPKFL